Genomic segment of Poecile atricapillus isolate bPoeAtr1 chromosome 25, bPoeAtr1.hap1, whole genome shotgun sequence:
CTTATGTATTATAtgctttaaaaagtgttttaataattaaaatacataacACTATATATACTTAATATTATGCTAAACTCTATTCTTACAATTTGGGAATAGCTTCCTTCTGAAGCATtccagcacacagagcaggaaTTGTTTGAATAGTTTATGAATATTTTGCGAATTTCAAGGCAAGACAGAtgtggaaaaaggaaagtggGAGTGGCTGGCTCTGTGTTCAGGTGATGTCacctctctgctctcctggtCCCCGGTGGCAAAGGGCTCGAGAGCTCGGTACAGGCAGGTAAAGGTGTGGAGCCCATCGGCCGTGATCTCCTCTGCTATGTAGGGATCCAGAGGCTCGGTCTCCGTGAAATCCAGGTCCCACACCGTGTCCACCCAcactgagaaaaacaaacaaacaaagttTATTAATCGCTAAGGGTGAGATTTCTCCGAAACGCGCATTTCACCCAAAATAAACGCAAATACCCAAATCCAGCGGGGCACGGGCGCGCCAAGGGGAGCCGCTGTCAGCGGCAGGAGCCAGCGCATCCCGCTGCCCCGAACCGGGACACACGGACCGGGACCGAGAGAGAGAGGaggcacacagacacagggacacacagacaccgGGACACCCGGACCGGGACCGAGAGAGACACACAGACACCGGGACACCCGGACCGGGACCGAGCGGAGACACACAGACACCGGGACAGAGAGAGCGGGACACAGCCTGACACCaacaccgggacaccgggacagagAGAGCGGGACTTAAACCGGGAGCGGGACCGAGGCAGGACCGAGAGGGATGCAGAGACCGACACCGAGGCGGATACcgggacagagaaagagagagaacgGGAAAGAGACAGACACCGGGAGAGAGACCATGACAGAGAGCGGGACCGGAATAGGGACCCGGACGGGGACCGAAACCGCGACCGGAACAAGGACCAGGACCGGGACAGCGGCAGAAAGATTGAGACGGAGAGCAGGACCGGGAAACAGACCGAGAAGCACAGCGACCAAGACGGGAACAGAGGTCGGGAGATCCTAATCCCGACCCTAAccctgatcccgatcccgatcccgatcccgcaCCTGGGGCCAGGTCGTGCAGCCGCCACCCGCCGAGCGCGCTGCTCAGCCGCTCCGCCGCCatcccgccgccgcccgccttCGAACGCGCCAAtggcgggcgcggggcggcgcgggccaatggcggcggcgctgccccggaaggagcggggcgggcggtgCGCGGTGCGCGGTGCGCGGTGCGCGGTGCGCGGTGCGCGGTGCGCGGTGCGCGGTGCGCGGTGCGCGGTGCGCGGTGCGCGGTGCGCGGTGCGCGGTGCGCGggtcccgccgccgccgccccggcaGCGCTGCCGCATTGCGGGccccccccgcgccgccgccgccgccgccgccccggccccggccccttCCCCGGCGTCGCCgccgccccgcgcagccccgccccggccgcgATCCGCCAGCGGGGCCGCGGGGTCCGCCCGCGCCGCTCCGCGCCGCATCCCGGGACCATGAGCTTCTTCGGGTTCGGGCAGAGCCcggagctggagctggtgctgagcGACGCCGAGAGCCGGCGGCGGGTGGAGCACAAGACGGAGGAAGGCAAGAAGGAGAAATACTTCCTCTTCTACGACGGCGAGACCGTGTCGGGGCGGGTGGTCCTCACCCTCAAGAACCCCAACAAGCGTCTGGAGCACCAGGGCATCAAAGTGGAGTTCATCGGGCAGATCGGTGAGCGGGGCGGCCTGCGGGCCCGGGTATCCCTTCCTGATGCCCCTCGTGGGTGCCGGGAGCATCGCTGCACCTCACGGTGCCGGCATCCCACCGGTACCGGGGCTCCAGGGGGGGATCACTGGTGCCACGGGTCTGGGCAGCATTGCTGAACCCAATGGTACGGAGATTCCTGCGGATGCCAGGGGTTCAGAGAGCACTGCTGATGCTGAGAGGCCAGGGAGCATCACTGCATCCTCTGGTAATCCCACTGGTACCGGGGTGTGGAGGCATTGCTGAGCCCCACGGTGCTGAGATCCCACTGGTACCGGGGTCTGggggcattgctgtgccccaCGGTGCTGGGATCCCACTGGTACCGGGGTGTGGAGGCATTGCTGAGCCCCACGGTGCTGGGATCCCACTGGTACTGGGGTGTGGAGGCATTGCTGAGCCCCACGGTGCTGGGATCCCACTGGTACCGGGGTGTGGAGGCATTGCTGAGCCCCACGGTGCTGGGATCCCACTGGTACTGGGATCCCACTGGTACTGGGGTCTGggggcattgctgtgccccaCGGTGCTGGGATCCCACTGGTACCAGGGTGTTGGGGTATTGCTGAGCCCCACGGTGCTGGGATCCCACTGGTACCGGGGTGTGGGGGCATTGCTGAGCCCCACGGTGCTGGGATCCCACTGGTATCAAGCAGGTTCCTCTCGCCCCAGAGCGATGCTCGGCTGCACGCAGCATTCCCACGGCTGCCTGAAATGATTCTGCCCTCCGAGCTGGGCAGCCTGGCCTGTTCTCCAGGCTTGAACCCTGGCAGAAGGAAGGGCATTCCAGTCCTTTTCCAGGTCATTGTTCTCCTGTCCTAATTTCTCACTTCTGCTCGGTCACCGACTTCAGCTCCAAGCTGGGCACACTTTGGTTCcgtcctgcagctgcaggtgagcCCAGACCtgctgccaatgccagctgccaggccctgctccatccaggctggctgctcctgcttctctcGTGTGCCTGCTGATCCTTAGTGCCAGCCTAGGGATGCTGATGGGGTGGATTTTGTCCATATGTCCCTTTTCCCTGGGTAGATCACCTCTCCTGAGGCCTGCAGGCTCAGCTGGGCTGATCCCACCTTCTACTCCTCACATCTCTGCACGGTTGGTCGGGTGACTTCAGGCTGTTCAAAACTCGTGGTTATCTGTGCGTGTAACCAATTCAGGTTTAATATTTCCTGCTTTCATAGAGGAAAGGCAGCTGCCACACCCACTTGTCCATTGGAGCGGAGCTGTCTGTGCTCCACGGACATGCCTTGAGTCCCACCAGCCAAAATAAGTCCAGGATGTGCCTTCCCAGTGATGTGGCTGCGTGTGAGGCCTCACATCTGTggctctctgtgctctgctctaAACCCTAAAATCACTGCTGGAGCCAGGGGCCTGCAGCCTTTGCATTGCAAATCGTGTGGTGAGAGAACGTGAGCAGATTTCCCACCCAACCCCGATGCTGCTGTTTGAGAGTTTTATTGGCTTTGCTTGTGCCTGACTCTGGTttttgggaaggagggaagcGTGTAAATGATGGAGGCTATTCATCAGGAGCCAGGTTATGAGTTCCTGTTGATATGGTTGGCAGTGGAAATAAAGCATGAACTTTGTTTCCTGCTCCactgtctctgctgtgctgccttgCCTGCTCCTCATTCCCTGTTTTGGATGACTTTTGAGCCAGGCCTGTATGGAATAACTTCTTTGTATGCACATTATTGCCCAAACAGGGTgtgttccagctgctgtggctgcacattAGTCCTTACTCCCCTCGGGCATCTTAGATAAATCACTGAAGTTTGTACCACTAATTGCACTTCTCAGTGCTTTCCATCTCAGGCCTGGTATTCTGACTTCTTGCTGCCACGAGGTCAGCGTGGAGGTGAGACAATTTAACAGGCAGGGGGactgggaggagaaggagggatGTTTTACAGGGAAGATGCTCCAGAGCAGGTACCAGAGGCCAGACTGAGTGCTGGGTCCTGCCTGCTCTCAGGTGAGCATGGAACCCATTCCAGATGGTTTTACCTCTGATGGCTGTGGCCTGAGCAAGCCACCGAAATGTTGGTGGcttgttattttgtttgttattaATGGCAGGTTATTTTCTCAGTCTGGAAACCTTACAGCtctgaaaagctgaaattaCAGCTTATACCTGTTTGACGGGCTGGAGTGTGGGAAACATCACTCTGCAGGATGCCAAACATGACCTTCTGAGGTAGCAGAGAGCTCAGTGCGCTGacatttctctctccttgcctTAAGTTTGATTTGTGCCTTCTGCATCCTGTGTCACGATGGTCTGGGCTGATTCCTCTTTTTGTGTGGCTGGttcctctttttctgttggCACGTGGCTTCTCCCTGTCACATCAGTGAGCTCTTTCCTCTCAGTGGACACACAAATTCAGTGCACTGAGAGAGGCTTGGTTATTTATGTCACCTGCCCAGCCTAAAGGGCTTGGTGACATTTGGTGTTGTGCGTAAGTGAGGAGAGCTCTAGTGCCAAAATTTCCATTAGAGAGATAAGGTGAGCAAAGGGCTGTGAGAAACAGGCATCACTTAAAAGCTGAAATCTCATTGTGCATCTCAAGGAGGGCAGAACTGCAGTTCCTGAGCACCTCTAATACCTCTCAGAAGCCTCCTCTGCACAGTTTAGTGCTGACACTGAGCTTGAGTGTGTGTGATTGTGTGATGACTTAGGTTTTTGTTTGCTCATCTAAGCAGAAAGGCTTTGCCTTGCAGAAGGACTGTGTGGGTGTCCTGTAGGCACAGGCTCACAcgcagggctgggaagggcaggtTTCATTGATGGTTTTGGGTAATCCCAAGCTGTTCATGCAAATTGAAGAGTTTTAAGGGTTTTGTTGCTTTGTCTTGTGGCAGAAAACTCTGTGGAGGTGTGGAGGATTGCTTTCATTAAATgaggaaatgtttattttcctgctgaTGTGGGAAGGTTGTGGGGAAAAGCGAGGCAATGCTGGTCACTTGAGCTGGTTTGAGCAGCGCTTCCAGAGGTGAGAGCTCTTCCTTCACCATGGCCATTAATGTGTGATCCATGGAGGAGCAGTGGATTCAGCACACATggggcagctgtgcagcagGATCAACATTGTCATTtattccctgctgcagctcagagctACTCAAGCTCTTTGCTGTCTGAGGATAAGCAGGAACAGTTGGAATAATCCTATCCCCTCTGTTTTGTTCTGTCACTGTCTGTTCCAGACAGGCAGTGGTGGTTTTTCCTCACAGTGGCAATGCCTTTGGCCTGGAATACAGTGCAGAAAATTATTGGAAGGGTTTGTGTGAGCTGCAAACCATATTTAATATTGATAATAGGCAACTCGTGTTCAAGGCAAGTTCTTGGTTTATTGTAGTAAAGGGGACTGTGGGGATCTTTCCCTGTTTCAGGGAGGAAAGCTGTGGCCTGCACCTGGCTCTGATGGAGAGCAGAGAACAAGGGCAGTTCTGTGGAGCCATGGGCTCCCCTGGTAGGTTCTGTGAATGGTattgaaggaaggaaggaatgacCTGGACATTAAGCTGGGGTTAAGCTTAACCTGGATTTCCATTTTCCTAGAACTCTACTATGACCGAGGGAACCACCATGAGTTCGTGTCCCTGGTGAAGGACCTGGCCCGGCCTGGGGAGTTCACTCAGTCACAGACATTTGACTTTGAGTTCACACACGTGGAGAAACCTTACGAGTCCTACACGGGGCAGAACGTGAAGCTACGGTGAGTCCCCTGCCCTGGCTGACCCCAGTCCTGCCTCTGTGGAAGTGCTGATGTTCACTCTGATGATGCAGAactccaaattaattttgagaGCTGAGTTGTAAAAGGCTGCCTTTGAGATCTTTCATTTACAAGCATGCATCAGGCTCTTTATGGAacttgtttttccccttttgagtGACAAGAGAAATTAGCCGCTTTTGAATCTAATACTTGCTAATTTATTTGATAAttcaaaaaatcaaaataaaatgtttggtTTAGTTTATCCAGTGGGATATTTTTGCTGTAATCAGTTTTGTCAACTTTAATTGTGCTTGATAGGCAAACAGATGCTTCGCTTGTGCCTTGTTCATGTTAGAAATGATATTTCACATCAAGGCACTCAGTCAACTCAAAATCCTTTCACTGGTTTCAAAGTGGGGGTTGGAAAAGTCTGAGATCTGCCCTGGGAGGTGTGGCTGTACAGCCTGATGTAATCTTGCAGAAGGGCAGTGGTTTTAGCATGTGCAGGCTGTTCCTTGGATCCCAAAAACGGGGCTTAGGTAACTCGGGCTCACAAATGCATGGAAGCTGAGAGGAGCCTGCTTTTCCACCTGCAAATTCCCTTCTGTCTGTTCCAGTGTGGGGTGTTGGCTGCTCCAGGGGCAGGTACATGTCAAGAGCTGGGGGCTCTTTTGctgtgggtttattttgttCAGACCTGGACTAAAAGAGAAATGACATGGGAAGAGGAGGTTCCTTGCTGTTCTGCTTCCTCGTGGCAATTCTTTGGTTTCCTGCTTATTTCATCCCTTATTCCTGGTTCTTGAAGTGCTGGTCCTTCTCTCAGCTGAGCACCTCACCTTGCCAAGGAGAAATTTCCAAGCTTCACTGGGAAAAAGGAGCTTTCTCAGTGAATCCATTGAGTTTGAGCGCATGTTTTATTTAGATTTGCAATCCAGTGCGTTTCAGCTCTTTCCATGGATCTGTGTAGTGAGGCTGCTTGGATAGTCCAGCCCAAACCacccagcccctgtccctgctgccccctGCGTGACCCTGATGGGAGGGGACTGTCCCTGCAGGTATTTCCTCCGTGCCACCGTGAGCCGCAGGCTGAACGACGTGGTCAAGGAGATGGACATCGTTGTGCACACCCTGAGCACCTACCCCGAGCTCAACTCCTCCATCAAGATGGAAGTGGGCATCGAGGACTGCCTGCACATCGAGTTCGAGTACAACAAGTCCAAGTGAGTGtctcaggagcagctggaggctgTGGGGACCCACCTGCTAGAGGTTTCCTCAAAGGAATTCCATGTCCACGTGCTCCAGAGAGGCTGGGAGGCAGCTGGGATCCTCCCTGACCCCTGggctcctctcctttccctgtATCTCTGGATCAAGGAGTGGGCAGCAGTGGCTGTGGCTCACTGAGCCTGGAGCACAGCATGAAATTCTTGCTGTAACTTCCCACTCCCTGTCTCCTCAGCCAGATCAGTACTTCCAGGTGTCTCCAAAATGCAGTGTTTACTCCTTACCAGGCCATACAGCTGAAGTGGGAATTAACTCCAGCAAAGAAGTTGGGAAGAGCTCTTTTAAACTACTCTTAGTGCATCTTTCCCAGCTGGTGCTGGCAAATCTCCCTGCAAGTGGTGgttggtcaaaggttggactcgatgatctcagaggtcttttccagcctaaatgattctgtgatttgtgtTGGCTTTAATTGATCTGAAATACTGAGTTTGGAGCTTTGCTCTTACAGGGGTTTCTTGCAGATATTCAGCCTGAAGTGATGTTTTTCATTTATCTGCTCATGCTAAATGTTCTCTTGGGTTTCCAAAAGAGCAGAGGATGGAAATGAAGGGCTGGTTGCTGATGGGGGTGGTTGATTTGCCATCTGCTGGGGATGAGAGCAAAGTGCCTGCCTAGCAAGTTCCTGCACCTCAGCCcgagccctgctctgctgcacagGGCTTGATCCTGGGGCTTTCTCCCCTCTCGTGCCAGGTACCATTTAAAAGATGTGATTGTGGGGAAGATCTACTTCCTGCTGGTGCGGATCAAGATCAAGCACATGGAGATAGACATCATCAAGAGGGAGACGACGGGCACGGGGCCCAACGTGTACCACGAGAACGACACCATAGCCAAGTACGAGATCATGGATGGGGCACCTGTGAGAGGTGAGAGGGCACAGGAACCCCCAGCATTCCTCTTCTGGAGGCTTTTGGAGTGGGAATATAACTCTTGCAGTATTCCTCTGTGTGCTCAGCATCCTGTTCTGCTGgtgggctcagagcaggggaTTGACCTGATCCCCTTCCTTCTCCAGTGTGATGAGGGGAACTGAGGCAGAATGAGTTGCAATGACTTAATTCTTTTGATGAAGTGGTGGCAAAACCAGCTATAAATTCACAGTTGGCATGGGCCACCAGCTGGCattgctgcagctcagagcagagatggtattcctgctctgtgccaaTCTCCTGTGCCACTGTTCCTTTGCCCGGCAGAGTCACCTGCCAGAGAAAATGTCACCTTActcattttttcctgcagtgctgtCTTGATGCAGGTCCCAAAAGAGTCCTGTGCTGTTAGAGTGGAGCTGGAATAGCTGTCAGCaagggcaggagctggctgtGGACCGTGCATGCTGGTTTCTGAAGGGAGTTGAGGCCTTCTAGCTCATGTTAGTCCACTTGTGGAAACGGTGACAAAGGTTGTGGCCGTGTGAGTTtgtgttttgctgctgctctcctggttTTTGTCTGCATCCTGTCTATGCTGAGAGCTCTGTGCCCTTTCCAGGGGAGTCCATTCCCATCAGGCTCTTTCTGGCTGGCTATGAGCTGACTCCAACCATGAGGGACATCAACAAGAAGTTCTCTGTGCGTTATTACCTCAATCTGGTGCTGATTGATGAGGAGGAGAGAC
This window contains:
- the VPS26B gene encoding vacuolar protein sorting-associated protein 26B; translation: MSFFGFGQSPELELVLSDAESRRRVEHKTEEGKKEKYFLFYDGETVSGRVVLTLKNPNKRLEHQGIKVEFIGQIELYYDRGNHHEFVSLVKDLARPGEFTQSQTFDFEFTHVEKPYESYTGQNVKLRYFLRATVSRRLNDVVKEMDIVVHTLSTYPELNSSIKMEVGIEDCLHIEFEYNKSKYHLKDVIVGKIYFLLVRIKIKHMEIDIIKRETTGTGPNVYHENDTIAKYEIMDGAPVRGESIPIRLFLAGYELTPTMRDINKKFSVRYYLNLVLIDEEERRYFKQQEVVLWRKGDIVRKSMSHQAAIASQRFEGTSSHGEAKPPGQPAENNGQQ